Proteins from a single region of Drosophila biarmipes strain raj3 chromosome 3R, RU_DBia_V1.1, whole genome shotgun sequence:
- the LOC108025311 gene encoding nucleoporin Nup43 gives MSIANVSTHYISEKVAKVRWLPEQLQQSERFITGSWDMDRNFVRLWRLQSNQYATATESDNVDNVPRCMDKVAMEDDVTAMEFVDKDTLAVSCADGHLSVFNVQRAVEEDQMQRTARSDRLHCFQRSQEPAPCTDLSVYGTDIATAGEDGCVNIVSVGNVRQVKRTIEADSMALFSICYISQHELVAANRMGVIRMLDGRVATEAQPKLTFMVASQDDKSSNFVSSLSTHPMQQHILLCGSEEGSITVWDLRNLNYPASYLSAHKSPINEIGFHRKDPSKLFTAAEGGEVWMWSENKVLGCDSSKKDGHSPWLSGDRVRSLVDVEGVLTNIRKAVNSFDVHGSRLVCGGDTEAVYLVDNIA, from the exons ATGTCCATAGCCAATGTTTCCACCCACTACATATCCGAGAAGGTGGCCAAGGTGCGCTGGCTACCGGAACAGCTGCAGCAGAGCGAGCGCTTCATCACCGGCAGCTGGGACATGGACAGGAACTTCGTGCGCCTCTGGAGGCTCCAGTCGAACCAATATGCCACCGCCACGGAGTCGGACAATGTGGACAACGTGCCGCGCTGCATGGACAAGGTGGCGATGGAGGACGACGTGACCGCCATGGAGTTTGTGGACAAGGACACGCTAGCTGTGAGCTGCGCCGATG GTCACCTCAGTGTGTTTAACGTTCAACGAGCCGTGGAGGAGGACCAGATGCAGCGTACGGCTAGATCTGACAGGCTACACTGCTTCCAACGCAGCCAGGAGCCGGCTCCCTGCACCGACCTCTCCGTCTACGGCACGGACATTGCCACCGCTGGCGAAGATGGATGTGTAAACATCGTCTCCGTGGGAAATGTGCGCCAGGTAAAGCGCACCATCGAGGCTGACAGCATGGCGCTCTTCTCGATTTGCTACATTAGCCAGCACGAGTTGGTGGCGGCCAACAGGATGGGGGTCATCCGGATGCTAGACGGACGTGTGGCCACTGAAGCGCAACCGAAGCTCACGTTTATGGTGGCCTCCCAGGATGACAAGTCCTCGAATTTTGTTTCCTCGCTCTCCACGCATCCCATGCAGCAGCACATCCTGCTCTGCGGCAGCGAGGAGGGTTCGATAACAGTATGGGATCTGCGCAACCTAAACTATCCCGCCTCCTATCTCAGTGCCCACAAGAGCCCGATCAACGAGATTGGCTTCCATCGTAAGGATCCTAGCAAGCTCTTCACAGCCGCCGAGGGCGGAGAGGTGTGGATGTGGTCGGAGAACAAGGTCCTTGGCTGCGATTCTAGCAAGAAAGATGGGCATAGCCCCTGGTTGTCTGGCGATCGAGTCCGGTCCCTGGTCGACGTGGAGGGCGTGCTGACCAACATCCGCAAGGCTGTCAACTCCTTCGATGTCCATGGAAGTCGTCTGGTCTGCGGTGGCGACACGGAAGCCGTTTACCTAGTCGATAACATTGCCTGA
- the LOC108025512 gene encoding 3'-5' exonuclease, producing MEKYLIKMPVKSKANEVVKQEKAVVKKETPKMSTKQTKNNTPKEVKDKENAGEDNTPKQRKAGRPGRPATKRKNLDTPEQKDEKISAEAENPPKRRSSRVTRSTRSMAEDGSPSPEKKKPEKLPFIKYTGAIKYYTESQDIAASADELLQWVEKQKEEVVPMAFDMEWPFSFQTGPGKSAVIQICVDEKCCYIYQLTNLKKLPAVLVALINHPKVRLHGVNIKSDFRKLARDFPEVSAEPLIEKCVDLGVWCNEVCGTGGRWSLERLTNFIAKKSQDKSKKVRMSKWHVIPLDENQLMYAAIDVYIGQVIYRELERREKAKLKNEDEFKEKNGDAAFKAVKALGETFLTKINEVTL from the exons ATGGaaaaatacttaataaaaatgcCTGTAAAATCAAAAGCAAACGAAGTGGTCAAGCAA GAAAAAGCGGTCGTAAAAAAGGAGACTCCCAAAATGTCgaccaaacaaacaaaaaataatactccGAAAGAG GTAAAGGACAAAGAAAATGCTGGCGAGGACAACACCCCAAAGCAAAGGAAAGCAGGAAGACCTGGAAGGCCTGCTACCAAGCGAAAGAATCTAGATACCCCCGAACAG AAGGACGAGAAGATCTCGGCTGAGGCGGAGAATCCCCCGAAACGCAGGAGTTCCAGGGTGACGAGAAGCACGCGTTCCATGGCTGAGGATGGGTCTCCATCCCCGGAAAAGAAGAAGCCCGAGAAACTGCCTTTCATCAAGTACACTGGAGCCATCAAGTATTACACTGAAAGCCAAGATATAGCCGCATCTGCCGACGAACTATT GCAATGGGTGGAGAAGCAGAAGGAAGAGGTAGTGCCCATGGCCTTTGACATGGAGTGGCCCTTCTCCTTCCAAACCGGTCCCGGCAAGTCCGCCGTCATCCAGATCTGCGTGGATGAGAAGTGCTGCTACATATACCAGCTGACGAATCTAAAGAAACTGCCTGCGGTCCTGGTGGCCCTCATCAATCATCCCAAAGTGCGCTTGCATGGCGTGAATATAAAGAG tgaTTTCCGCAAGCTGGCCCGTGACTTTCCCGAGGTTTCCGCTGAACCCCTGATCGAGAAATGCGTGGATCTGGGCGTGTGGTGCAATGAGGTCTGTGGGACCGGCGGTCGGTGGAGCCTGGAGCGTTTGACCAACTTCATAGCCAAGAAAAGCCAGGACAAAAGCAAGAAGGTGCGCATGAGCAAGTGGCACGTCATTCCGCTGGACGAGAATCAACTTATGTACGCTGCCATCGATGTCTAT aTTGGTCAAGTTATCTATCGGGAATTGGAGCGCCGCGAGAAGGCCAAGCTCAAAAACGAAGACGAATTTAAGGAGAAGAATGGAGATGCTGCCTTTAAAGCTGTTAAAGCATTGGGCGAAACATTTCTAACGAAGATCAACGAGGTAACTCTGTGA
- the LOC108025502 gene encoding protein hemingway isoform X2, whose amino-acid sequence MSEAGENSDEEYYAEESFEEDSQSEVEEQEVEEVEEVEEEEEDEAEEDENAELAEPNQNEALLLEESDTQSESDAEAEFIRGNPHARRQMAGRSSGGFSRDRMVSYLSSSSEDESQVVITKTVAEVNQLSLRLDTPVEDDAPSVRTLVPDSAHSRTKDDVEDEDDEVEEVEEEEEIQSGEEDAQSDGTAESNDGRQSAEEPDDDEDEATDVEVDQLEEDEPIATAVCKEKVQEKIPVPLQDIVSLVDASDNSSEHSVATMCMAGDETDVTLEDSPRFQKQQTVKETVIEEEEPEEDLLEGHLKNLSDLLSNESPSPTQQPDMARVRYLEQQMTQMSEIIMKSFQINGGAPNSQAFEQLALAKDLMQKRSLRLEETESEMASMTESAMTSARSLGGGRPPVRIRMQRSQEALITTRPSKLIRPKCRCPSVSELLEQDQELQMGHQFAQELDPGLQPNIGMGMGIDEEYLVDECGQGDGLMRHPQQRRPAEYKRRAASGTPSSFNSDGREYPINVSRSRCSTDKVNYKNLGRKSFSFTNPQVREIERQNQILLRKMMTVKPTATIKASTSSLKIGSSEKRQPPPAPRLSSAAVNRKKFQRQIDLDNDVLKRKLEAIGTRRPQFK is encoded by the exons ATGTCGGAAGCTGGAGAAAACTCTGATGAGGAGTACTATGCAGAGGAGTCATTCGAGGAGGACTCGCAGTCGGAagtggaggagcaggaggttGAGGAGGTGGAAGAGgttgaggaggaggaggaggacgaggccGAGGAAGATGAGAACGCTGAACTGGCGGAGCCCAATCAAAACGAAGCTCTTTTGCTGGAGGAGAGCGACACGCAGAGCGAAAGCGATGCGGAAGCCGAGTTCATTCGCGGAAAC CCACATGCCCGTCGCCAAATGGCCGGTCGATCCTCCGGCGGTTTTAGCCGCGATCGAATGGTCTCCTACCTGAGCTCCTCCTCCGAGGACGAAAGCCAGGTGGTCATCACGAAGACGGTGGCCGAGGTTAATCAACTTAGTCTGCGACTGGACACGCCTGTGGAGGATGATGCGCCCTCGGTGCGCACTCTGGTACCAGACAGTGCCCATTCCCGGACTAAGGATGACGTCGAAGACGAGGATGACGAGGTAGAGGAAGtcgaagaggaggaggaaatCCAAAGCGGCGAGGAGGATGCCCAAAGTGATGGAACGGCGGAGTCAAACGATGGTCGCCAATCCGCCGAAGAAcccgatgatgatgaggatgAGGCCACGGATGTAGAGGTCGATCAGCTCGAGGAGGATGAGCCCATAGCCACGGCTGTTTGCAAAGAGAAGGTCCAGGAGAAGATCCCGGTGCCGCTGCAGGACATTGTCTCCCTGGTGGATGCCAGCGACAACAGCAGCGAGCACAGTGTGGCCACCATGTGCATGGCAGGAGACGAAACAGACGTCACCCTGGAGGATTCCCCTCGCTTCCAAAAGCAG CAAACAGTAAAGGAAACTGTGATAGAAGAGGAGGAGCCTGAGGAGGATCTACTCGAGGgtcatttaaaaaatcttagtGATCTTCTAAGCAACGAGAGTCCCTCGCCAACTCAGCAACCAGATATGGCGAGAGTTCGGTACCTGGAGCAGCAGATGACCCAGATGTCGGAGATCATTATGAAGTCCTTTCAGATTAACGGAGGAGCGCCCAATAGCCAGGCTTTCGAGCAGCTAGCCCTGGCCAAGGATCTAATGCAAAAGCGCAGTCTCAGGCTTGAGGAAACGGAGTCCGAGATGGCATCCATGACGGAATCGGCGATGACCAGTGCCCGGAGCCTGGGTGGAGGAAGACCCCCGGTTAGGATCCGTATGCAGCGTTCCCAAGAGGCCCTAATCACGACGCGACCGTCCAAGTTGATCAGGCCCAAGTGCCGGTGCCCCTCGGTATCGGAGTTGCTCGAGCAGGATCAGGAACTGCAGATGGGTCATCAGTTCGCTCAGGAGTTGGACCCTGGTCTGCAACCGAACATAGGCATGGGCATGGGTATCGACGAGGAGTACCTTGTGGACGAATGCGGTCAGGGAGATGGACTCATGAGGCATCCACAGCAGCGCAGACCAGCGGAGTACAAAAGGCGAGCAGCAAGCGGCACTCCAAGTAGCTTTAACAGCGACGGACGCGAGTATCCTATCAATGTGTCCCGTTCACGCTGCTCCACCGACAAGGTTAA CTACAAAAACCTGGGCCGCAAGAGCTTTAGTTTTACGAATCCCCAAGTGCGTGAGATCGAGCGCCAGAATCAAATCCTACTCCGAAAGATGATGACTGTGAAGCCCACGGCCACGATCAAAGCGAGCACCAGTAGCCTAAAGATCGGCAGTTCTGAGAAG CGTCAGCCACCGCCTGCGCCACGTCTCTCCAGTGCTGCAGTCAATCGGAAGAAGTTCCAGCGCCAGATCGACTTGGATAACGATGTGCTCAAGCGGAAACTAGAGGCCATCGGCACCCGGCGACCGCAATTCAAATGA
- the LOC108025502 gene encoding protein hemingway isoform X1, translating into MSEAGENSDEEYYAEESFEEDSQSEVEEQEVEEVEEVEEEEEDEAEEDENAELAEPNQNEALLLEESDTQSESDAEAEFIRGNPHARRQMAGRSSGGFSRDRMVSYLSSSSEDESQVVITKTVAEVNQLSLRLDTPVEDDAPSVRTLVPDSAHSRTKDDVEDEDDEVEEVEEEEEIQSGEEDAQSDGTAESNDGRQSAEEPDDDEDEATDVEVDQLEEDEPIATAVCKEKVQEKIPVPLQDIVSLVDASDNSSEHSVATMCMAGDETDVTLEDSPRFQKQQTVKETVIEEEEPEEDLLEGHLKNLSDLLSNESPSPTQQPDMARVRYLEQQMTQMSEIIMKSFQINGGAPNSQAFEQLALAKDLMQKRSLRLEETESEMASMTESAMTSARSLGGGRPPVRIRMQRSQEALITTRPSKLIRPKCRCPSVSELLEQDQELQMGHQFAQELDPGLQPNIGMGMGIDEEYLVDECGQGDGLMRHPQQRRPAEYKRRAASGTPSSFNSDGREYPINVSRSRCSTDKVNYKNLGRKSFSFTNPQVREIERQNQILLRKMMTVKPTATIKASTSSLKIGSSEKQRQPPPAPRLSSAAVNRKKFQRQIDLDNDVLKRKLEAIGTRRPQFK; encoded by the exons ATGTCGGAAGCTGGAGAAAACTCTGATGAGGAGTACTATGCAGAGGAGTCATTCGAGGAGGACTCGCAGTCGGAagtggaggagcaggaggttGAGGAGGTGGAAGAGgttgaggaggaggaggaggacgaggccGAGGAAGATGAGAACGCTGAACTGGCGGAGCCCAATCAAAACGAAGCTCTTTTGCTGGAGGAGAGCGACACGCAGAGCGAAAGCGATGCGGAAGCCGAGTTCATTCGCGGAAAC CCACATGCCCGTCGCCAAATGGCCGGTCGATCCTCCGGCGGTTTTAGCCGCGATCGAATGGTCTCCTACCTGAGCTCCTCCTCCGAGGACGAAAGCCAGGTGGTCATCACGAAGACGGTGGCCGAGGTTAATCAACTTAGTCTGCGACTGGACACGCCTGTGGAGGATGATGCGCCCTCGGTGCGCACTCTGGTACCAGACAGTGCCCATTCCCGGACTAAGGATGACGTCGAAGACGAGGATGACGAGGTAGAGGAAGtcgaagaggaggaggaaatCCAAAGCGGCGAGGAGGATGCCCAAAGTGATGGAACGGCGGAGTCAAACGATGGTCGCCAATCCGCCGAAGAAcccgatgatgatgaggatgAGGCCACGGATGTAGAGGTCGATCAGCTCGAGGAGGATGAGCCCATAGCCACGGCTGTTTGCAAAGAGAAGGTCCAGGAGAAGATCCCGGTGCCGCTGCAGGACATTGTCTCCCTGGTGGATGCCAGCGACAACAGCAGCGAGCACAGTGTGGCCACCATGTGCATGGCAGGAGACGAAACAGACGTCACCCTGGAGGATTCCCCTCGCTTCCAAAAGCAG CAAACAGTAAAGGAAACTGTGATAGAAGAGGAGGAGCCTGAGGAGGATCTACTCGAGGgtcatttaaaaaatcttagtGATCTTCTAAGCAACGAGAGTCCCTCGCCAACTCAGCAACCAGATATGGCGAGAGTTCGGTACCTGGAGCAGCAGATGACCCAGATGTCGGAGATCATTATGAAGTCCTTTCAGATTAACGGAGGAGCGCCCAATAGCCAGGCTTTCGAGCAGCTAGCCCTGGCCAAGGATCTAATGCAAAAGCGCAGTCTCAGGCTTGAGGAAACGGAGTCCGAGATGGCATCCATGACGGAATCGGCGATGACCAGTGCCCGGAGCCTGGGTGGAGGAAGACCCCCGGTTAGGATCCGTATGCAGCGTTCCCAAGAGGCCCTAATCACGACGCGACCGTCCAAGTTGATCAGGCCCAAGTGCCGGTGCCCCTCGGTATCGGAGTTGCTCGAGCAGGATCAGGAACTGCAGATGGGTCATCAGTTCGCTCAGGAGTTGGACCCTGGTCTGCAACCGAACATAGGCATGGGCATGGGTATCGACGAGGAGTACCTTGTGGACGAATGCGGTCAGGGAGATGGACTCATGAGGCATCCACAGCAGCGCAGACCAGCGGAGTACAAAAGGCGAGCAGCAAGCGGCACTCCAAGTAGCTTTAACAGCGACGGACGCGAGTATCCTATCAATGTGTCCCGTTCACGCTGCTCCACCGACAAGGTTAA CTACAAAAACCTGGGCCGCAAGAGCTTTAGTTTTACGAATCCCCAAGTGCGTGAGATCGAGCGCCAGAATCAAATCCTACTCCGAAAGATGATGACTGTGAAGCCCACGGCCACGATCAAAGCGAGCACCAGTAGCCTAAAGATCGGCAGTTCTGAGAAG CAGCGTCAGCCACCGCCTGCGCCACGTCTCTCCAGTGCTGCAGTCAATCGGAAGAAGTTCCAGCGCCAGATCGACTTGGATAACGATGTGCTCAAGCGGAAACTAGAGGCCATCGGCACCCGGCGACCGCAATTCAAATGA